A segment of the Myxococcales bacterium genome:
GCCTCCGGTCGTGGTCGCGGCAATTTGGTACTCCGAGCGGCCGAAGTGACGTTGAGCGCCTTCGCCATGCCAAGCTCGACCCCCCCGTCCGGCCGAGCCGAACTCGAGGCCTCGGAGTCAGGCTCGCTGCTGTTCATCCCGATTCGCCTACAGGGCTTCGAAACAACAAGAAAGACCAAGGAGACCACGATGAAACGACAACGACCGGACAACGATGGCGCGAACGCGAATGGCTTCGGGGTCGACGAGGCCGAGCTGACCGCCGCGCAGAATGCCGCGAACGTCGAACGCGACGTCGCCGCGGCGAGCTCGGGTACAGCGGGCCTACCGCTGGGAATGGCTTGGCGCTTGGTTCAGGACGAGCTGAGCTCGCCCCGCGCGTCAGACGTGACGTTCCGCATTGCGGTCGCGGCCAACGAGGGGAGCGCGAAGTGAGAATGATGTCGGACGCCGTCGCGATGGGGGCCGATCGATGTCGCGCCTAATCACGCGCCCGAAGCCTGGGATTTTTCCGCGGGCGGTGCCAGCTTGGGCCGCCAATGCAAACCGACAAACCGCGGACCGGCACGTTGCAGAGCTTCTTCGCCTGCGACGCATGCTCGTGGTTGGACCCGAGGTCTCGCCGCTCTACGGAGGGATCGCGCCTAGCTTTCCGAGCATCCAGCAGGCCATGGACGTGATTCCTCTCGTCGACAACGTCGAAAAGCACAACTTCACGGACCGATGGGTCATCCTCGTCACGCCGGGCTACTACCAGGAGGAGATCCACATGAAGCCGTTCGTGACCGTCACGGGCCTCGCGCCCGATACGGTCATCGTCCAGGCTCCGCCTGATTCGTCGCGGGAGAGGAGCTTTCGGGGTCGCCGAGCGACCGTCTACATGAACCACCACACGTCACTGCAAAACATCGGCGTCTTGCTGCGTGCGGACTCGGTCGACGGCGACTACGGCATCTGGAACAGGAGCACGTACCCAAGCGTGGTCGGGCCGACAGGGTTGCCCAACAAGAGCGATGTCAGCAACCTCGGGGTCCAGAACGTCAACATCTGGCCTGCCGTGCATCCCGAGCGGACGTCGGTCGACGACCCGCGCGGGGAGCTGAATCCGTGCAAGGCCATCCTGCTCGAGGGCAACTTCAGCACGGTGCTGATGACCAACGTTGGGGTGAGCTACAACTTCACGAGTGGGTACGCAGTTGAGATCACGGGCGTGAAGCATGTCGTCAAGCGCCCAGGGTTGCCTGATGAAGAGCAGCTGAGCAACGCAGACACGCATTTCATTCAGTGCTTCTTCGACAGCCTGTTTCTGACCCCCGGCGTCGCTCCGCGGCCCGTCCCAGCCTTCGGCTTCGGCGGGGGCCAAACGCCCGGTGGGTTCGGCTTTGGCGCGGGGGCGTCCGAGCCCGACCGCTATGCGCCCTTCGACGGCGGTTGCCTTCGCGTGCGCGACTGCCTGGAGGTGTCCATTCGGAACAGTCTTGCGCGCGTTGCATCGGACCGCGACCACCCGCGAAAGACTGGGTTCACGAACGGCGCCGCGCTTCGCGTGGAGGGGGGAGCCCACGCGATTGTCGAGGGCAGCAGTCTTGTCGCGCCGGGTACGGCGGGCTCAGACCGCGTTCTAGACGTTGAGCCAGGCAGTCACTGCACGTTGTACCACTCGTCCGCGGATTCGGTCCGAGGGGGCGGTGGCGTTACGCAACGGGGACCGCTGCCCGTCGATGCGAACGGCGTGATCCTCGACGGCCAAGTTCGTTAGCGCCTGGGCACCTCGCATGAGACGGCTTCCACGCGCGTTCGTTCCTGCAGCCCTTCTTTCGGCCGTCGCGCAATGCAACGGTGCAGTGGTGCCGCGCCTCTCGCCCGATGGCGAGTGTGACTACAATGCTCCCTTCGGCTCGCCGGAGGTTGTCCTTGGCTTGCGCGAAATCGGCACCGAACGGTCGTGGGGCGAGCACGGAGCCGCGCTGTCGACGGACGAACTCGAGATCTACTACGACAAGGTCAACAACGACCCGGGCGTTAGGTACACCGCGTCGCTGTACACGGCGCGTCGCTCGCATCGGGGAGCCGAGTGGTCAACGCCCGAGCGGCTCACGGGCGTGCGGGTTGACTGGTGGGCGAGGAACCCCCAGCTGTCTCCGGATGGCTTGACGCTGTACTTTGCGAGGTATCCCGCCAACGCCGGCCCTAGCCGGTACTACTTGCTGCGCCGAGCATCCAAGGATGCGCCGTTCAACAGCGCACCTGTGGCGCTTCCGCTGGTGCCGGACGCAAGTAGGCCGTTCTTCTCCGCCGACGGGCGCTCGATCTACTACAACCTGCCGCCCGCCAAGGACGGGACGAGCGCCATTGTGCGGCGGGAGTGGGATGGGACCAACTGGACCGGTGATGCCGTCGAGGTCCTTCACGATGGCACTGGACCCATCGTGAGTCCCGATGAGTTGCAGATATTCTCCTCCAACCGTTGGACGAGTCTCGCCTACGCGAGTCGCCGAGCGGTGACCGAGGCATTCGACCAGCCTCGAGCCGTTGAAGAAATCACGGGCAGCCCTACGTGGACATCGGCCAATGGATGCCGCATCTACCTCGTGACGACGGGCACAACAGTGGTGGTCGCGCAGCGCGGGCGTTGAGCGATGCGAACAGCGCCGTCCTCCTGTCCCAGTCTCACTCCGCAGCGCGCAAGCGGCGGGCGACGCGCCGCATCGCTCATGCCTTCGTGCACCCCGCGCAGCTTGTGACCTGGTGAATCGTGAAGACTCGCATCCCGCTTACCTTCGTTGCCGTCGCAGTCCTCCTCCTCGCGGGCCTCACCGAAGCCGCGTGGCTCGTCAGGCACCACGTTGCGTCGCCCGCCCGAGGGCTAGCTTTCGTCTTCGCTGCGGTGGTCACGGGGCGAGCGGCATTGATGGCCGCGCGTGGCCGGCCCTGCACGTCACCCCGATGGGCGGAGGCGTTCGTGGCCGGGATGGTCGTCCTCGCCTTGACCTTCGGGCTGTTGTCGCACTTTGGATGGTCGGGGCGCTTTGCGATTCTTGGTTGGACCGCCGCGGGTCTATCGCTTGCCACTCAGCGCCCGTGGCGCCTTGCGCGCGCCCTCCGCTCGCGGACCGTCCCCGCGGCCTCCGTAGTGGGGACTCTGGCAATCACGGCGCTCATTGTCCGCGCGGTCTACTACGCCGACCGCCTCGTGCTCACGCGCGCGCATCCCCAGGCATTCGCGTGGATCGATACGCCGCTCTGGCTGAACGTCGCCTACGGTTTGGAACGCTCCTGTCCGCCCGCCGAGTTGCTCTACTCGGGGCAGGTCCTGAACTATCACTTCGGGGCGGGCCTCGTCGTATGCGCCATCCGCGCCATGACGGGCGTCAGCATGCAATGCGCCTACTTCGTGGCGATGTGCTGTTGCTCGGCCGCCTTGGTGAGCTTGGTCGTCGCGCACGCAAGGCTCTTGCTCCGCTTCCCACGAAGGGCGTGGCTCGCGCCCGCGTTGGTTGGCGTCTCGCTGCTCGAGTACTTTTCAAAGAACTTCCCCAGTGTGGTCGCTTTCCCGGTGCTGCTTTGGCTCCTCTTGGAGCTTCGCCGTCAACGCCGTTGGGCCCAGGTGCCCGTGGTCGCGGCCGGCGCGATGTTTCTGATGGTCACGAAGGAGGTGGAGTACGTGCATCTAGCCATCCTAGGTGGCTGGATCGCTCTCTTGCGGCTTTGGCGGTCAACGGAGCGCCGCTGGCACTCGGCGGTCACGTTGGCCGTCGCGCTCGTGGCAACGCGGCCCTTTTACGAGGGGCTCATCCGCATCGACCAGAAAGCGGTGCTTCGACCGTTCGGCGAGCGGCTGCAGCTTGAATGGATCATGAGTGAACTCGCACGGCAGTCTCCATGGCTCGTCGTCGCGGCGGCGACCCTGGCGGTGACGCGGTTTTTGGGGCGCGCAGGTGAGCGGTCATTTCAGGCCGTGGCTGGGGGCACCTTCGCCTACGTGGGCGGTCTCCTTCTAAGCTCGTTCGTGGAACCGCATTTCGTCCCGCCGATGGATCCCCACTCGCTTCATTGGATCCTCCGTGACATGTGGCAGTTCGAGATGCACGGCCGGATCCTGCTCGCCATCGCGCTCGTGGCCACCGCGCTCACGATGTCCCTCCGCTACCCGGTCGCACGGCGACTGCGCGCGCTTACTGCAACGGTCTCGGTCGTGGCGCTCGGGTTCTACGCCACCGTGAACGTTTGGCGATGCACGCCGCTGAGCTACTTGAACCCGCGCCCCGAAGAACGTGACGACGACAGGGTGGCGCCCCTGCTCGCGAAGGTTCCAGTCGCCGCCACGATCGTCGCTGCCGAGCACCTCAATTGGAACGACGAGAACCCGCACTGGGCTGCGTTCTTCGGCCACCAGTTTCTCCTCCTGCGCCGCGGTCGATGGGTAACGGCATACAAGGGTTTTGCCGAGCGCGTGGATGCGCAGCGGCTCTTGTTCTCGACCGCGGACCCAGTGGTGGGTCGCGGGCTTGCAGCGAAGCATGGAGTCACCCACCTGATCGAGAGCCGCGACAAGCCCGTGCCTTGGCTATCGGGCGCAACACCGCTCGCAGAGAACGAGGTGTTCCGCGTCTTCGAACTGGGCATACGGTAGATGCGTGGGTGCTGGTGGAGTTGACCTCGTGGTGCTTCGTCGCGGCGCCGACCACGAGCGACAGCTCCTTCGGAGCAGGGTCGCGCACGAACATCCACAGTTCGCCGATCTTGCCGGCGCCCTCGGCGAGGGCGTTGGCGCAGCGAGGCAGGTAGGCGCCCGCGTCGTCGAGTTTGCCGGTCGCGACGCCGCTCGCCGGACACTACAATCCCGTCACCATGTCCGAATCGCCGCCGAAGCCCCGTGCCACCTACCAGGACGTTCTGAACGCTCCGGAGAATATGGTCGCCGAGGTCCTCGACGGCGAGCTTCACCTGATGCCGCGGCCGAAGCGGCGTCACATTCGTACCGCGTCCGGTCTCGGCGCATTCCTCTTCACGGCGTTTGACGCGGGCGTGAACGGTCCCGGGGGCTGGACCATCATCCGTGAGCCGGAGCTGCACCTGGGCCCGGAGCCGGACATCCTCGTGCCCGATCTGGGAGGCTGGCGCGACGGCCGCCTCGCCGACGACGGCGAGAACGACGATCCCTTCATCACGGTTGTTCCTGACTGGGTCTGCGAGATCCTTTCTCCCGGAACGCTGCGCATCGACCGGATGAAGAAGATGCCGATCTACGCACGCGAGCGCGTGCCGCACGTGTGGCTCTGCGATCCCCGCGAGAAGACCGTCGAGGTCTTTCGACTTGGCGCGACGAACTACACCCTCGTCGGCACCTTTGGTGGCGATGAGGCGCTGGTGGCCGAGCCCTTCGAGGCGCTCGGCATTCCGCCGGCCTTCGTTTGGCCAAACAAGGGAAGCGCACCGAAGTAGAGGTCAGAGCGCGCGGACTCGATCGACGGCGACTGGGCCATCTGTCCTTTGACCGCTCGCACCCTACGGCGTCGCGAAGCGGTAGCCCGTCGTCCACGTGGCGCGCGGGAGCTCGCCCTTGTTCACCGCCTCTCGCCACGCGAGTTCGCGCAGCCGATCGGCTTTGCTGCGCACCACCTCGTGGTGCGTCGTGGCGGCGCCGACGACGAGCGTCAGCTTCTTCGACGCCGGGTCGCGCACGAACATCCAGAGCTCGCCGATCTTCCCCGTGCCCTCGGCGAGCGCGCGGCCCGAGCCGTGATCGACGTGCACCTCGAGACCCCGCGGCGCGGCCGCGCCGGTCGCGCTCTCGAGCGACCAAAGCCACGAGGCGAAGGTCGCTAGGCGCCGCTGATCCTCTTCACTCGGCGGCAGATCGTTTGCTGCCAAGAGGGCCGCTTGGAATGCCAGCGTCAGGAGCCGCTCGGCCGACGTCACGAGGCGGCCCGTCGGTGAGCCTGACTTCATCACGCCATAAGCGCCGAGGCCTCGCATGAGCTGGCGCACGACCGCCACCATGCGACCGATGGCCTCCGGGTGGGGCTCCACCAAGAGCGTTGGGCCCCACGCCTCCGCCGCCGGTTCGACCAAGACGTGCGTCAGCCTTCGTCCACGCACCGTGAAGTCTCGCCGCGCTGTCGCGTGCGTCGCCAGCGTGAGCTCGAGGACGCGCGCCGCGTGTTCGCGATGAGCCGCGGCCGGCAGCGCCGCGTCGGCCGCCGATGGCGCGAGGACGCTCGACACAAGGTCGAGCATCGACAGGTACACCGACGCGTGACGCGAAGCCTCGCTGGCGGCGGGGCGGCGCTCGACGAGGCTGCGGAGCGCACGGTCGAAGCCCTCGAAGTCGTCGTCGCCGTCGGTCTTTAGGGCGGCTCGCGCCACCTCGCTGCCGAGAACGGCGCCCAAGTCGAGCGGCCTCGACAAGATGCGGCGCCCGCCGTGGGCCGTCCGGATGCTGAGGCTCCCGCGATACGCGCCGACGGTCGGGTACACGAGCGCTTGCTGCACCACGCCGTCGAGCGTGAGTCGCGCGCCCAAGAATCGCGCCGTCGGAGCCACCGAGCGCGTCGCGTTGCGGGAGTCTTGGGGCGCCGCGTCGGCCTTCACCGCCAACGCCTCGAGCGTGCCACCGCCATCGTGAAGGCGCGCGCGGAAGGCCTCCTGCGCCGCTCGGCGAAGGCGATCGATACGCGTCACGTCGTCGATGTGCGCGAGCTGGGCGACGTCGAGCCCCCGCATCGCGGCCAGCGCCGCGAGATCCGTCGGCGACCAGTCGTCCGTTGGGCCCACGAGGAACCGCTCGACGTTCTCGAGGCGCGTCCACGCCGCCGCGCTCGCCGCGTCGACCCTCGCGTCCTTCACGTGCGCGAGCAGCAACGCCGCGCGCGTCGCGTCGCGAGCCGCTTGCGTGCTCATGCCGGGGCCCGGACCTGCTTCCGCGCCGAAGAGCACGAGCGGTGCCCGCTCAAGCCAAACGAGCGCGTCGGCGAGCCGCTCCGCCTCCGGCGAGGGGTCATCGCTGCGCGCCGCTTGGTAGTCGACCGTCGCGCCACCGAGGAGCGGGCTCCGCCTCGGCTCGACGCGCTCCTTGACGCGCCGCACCTCGTCTTTGACCTCGAGCTCAAGGTCGGCCGGCACGCCGCCCTCTCCCAGGAGCGATAGGGCCACCCAAACGATGCCCCGGGCCATGTGGAGCGCGCGCGCCCGATCGGTCGGTGCGCCGCGGGTGAGGACCTCGAGCTTCTCCGCGGTTCGCGCGAGGAGCGCGGGCAACTGCGCCGCGACCTCGGTGCGTTCGACGTCGGCGAGGGCCGCGGAGACCGCCAAGTGCACGACCTCGGACAGCGCATCGAGCGTGATGAGCGAGCGCTGCCCGCGCTGCGCGAGCGATGTGTAAAGTGCACCCATCGTCGCTGGCGCGTTCGGTCGATCGAGGATCACGAAACCTCGCTCCAGCAAGAGCGCGGCGGTGCGCGGCTCGAGCGCGGCGAAGGCGGCCAAAAGCTCCGGCGGCACCACGACCTCTTCGCTCGCGAGCGGAAGCTTGGTCGCCTCGATGGCCGGGTCGATGGATACCTCGAGCGGCTCCCAATAGAAGGCGGGAACGGGCGGCGGTTGGGCCACCTTCAATGGCGGTCGCGGCCTCGGCCTCGGGGCCACCTCGGGGGCGGCACTGCAGGCGATGACGCCCGTGAGCGTCAGCACCAAGGCGAGCGTTGTGGAGAAGCTCGTCGAGGTCGGGGTCGGGGTCGGGGTCGGGGTCGAGGTCGAGGTCGAGGTCGAGGTCGAGGTCGAGGTCGAGGTCGAGGTCGAGGTCGAGGCGAAGCGTCGGCCGAGCGGCGCGCCGTCCCCCGGTTCGCCTCTCCGCATGACGTCCACAGCTCTACCTAGCAAAGGCGCGGCACGTGGGCCCCATTTTCGGGTGAGGTGACTAGGGTCCTGTGGACTCCGTCCAGTAATGTTCGGGGTCGGAGCCGCTCGCTCAGTCCTTCGTGTCGAGCACGTGCGCGCCGCTCGTGCCGACCCCTAGAAGACCACCGACGTAATACGAAGGGATCTCCTTCGACGCACCCACGAGCGGCTGCGTCGCGATGCCGTTCCACACCTGGCCGACGGCGCAGGCGGCCACGAAGAAGATGCGAAGGCACACGGCGCCGTCACCGCTCGTCACGGGGCTCGTCATGGCGAGGCGCTGCACACCTGCGTGTGCGTAGAGCAGCTCCGTCGACAGGATGGCGGAGCCGCCGTAGGCCGTCTGAAAGCCTGGTCGCGACACGAAGCGGCGAGCCTGCAGCTCGTCGCCGGGCGCGTATTCGGTACGGAGCGCGAGGCCGGCGGTCGGGCCGAAGGCGAGGCCGAAGCCGTTGAACGTCGCCTGCAGGCCGAGCATTGCCGCGGGCAATGTGATCTTGAGCGCATCGATCTCGTCGTTGCGGACCCCGCGGACCGCCATGCCGAGGCCCAGCGAGATGTGAAACGAGTTCGTCGCGGACGCGCCGACGGTGCCGTAGACCTCGAGCGCCGACATGCCCTCGAGTCCACCGCCGCCGCCCGCCAAGAGGAAGTTGCCACGGCCAAATGCGCCCACCGTGGACGCGTGCCCAACGCCCGCGCCAGTGAGCGCCATGCCGCCGCCCCAGGTTCGGTGTTCGGCGCCTTGATCGACGGCGAGGCGCGTGAAGCTGATGCCACCCGCGGCGCCGTAGCTCGCGCCGAGGGCGTTACTCAGCTTGAACGGGCCGTCGGACCGCTCTGAAGCCGAAGCCGAGGGCGACGGCGAGGCCGACGGTGAAGAGGCGGATGGAGCGGAAGGGGACGGCGACGCTCCGGTCGGAGGTGCGTAAGGCGGCTGGGGTGCCGGCCGGCCCGGGTAGGGCTGCTGCGGCGAGCCCTGCGGATACGGCTGCGCCGGAGTCGGCTGCGCGTAGGGCTGCGCGGGGTACGGGTACTGCTGCGGGTAGGGCTGGGCCGGATACGGATACGGCTGCGGGTAAGGCTGCGCGGGGTACGGATACGGGTATGGCGGCGTGTAACCCTGCGGCGGGTACGGCTGCGGCGCGGGCGGCGTTCTGGTCTGCGCACGGGCGGCGTCGGCAACTGTGACGACCAGCAAGGTGGCCCACGCCACGTGCAGCATCGACCGGAGAAGGGGGCAGCGCACGGGACGCGAGTAGGACGACGCGCGCGCCGTCGCGATTCAAGTCACGTCGTGCCGTCGAGCGTTGCCCACATTCGACCATCCACGCCGCCGAGAGCGCGTCGCGTCTCCACGCTGGCCCAATGGAGCGCGAGGCTCCTCACGTGTCCGTGCTGATCGAATCCCACGAAGCGTGTGACGGCCGCTCGTCGGTCAGCCACTCGAGCGCGTAGTGGCGCTCGACGGCGATCGAATGCGCCTCGCTCAGTTGGTCGTCGTTCAGCTCGGCGAACGGCTTCTTGCGCCAAGGGAAGTCGCCGCCAACGACGCGCTTGATGTCGCCCCGTACGAGCGCCGCCTCGGCCGCGTCCTTGACGATGGCGGGCGAACGACGCGACCACGCTTGCGCCGTGTTGGCGCGCCAGTGCCAGAGCTCCGCTGTATCGCGCGCGCGCTCCAGAGCCTCCTCGGAACGAAGCTTCGCCCGGGCGAGGACGGACGCGAGGTCGACGACGGGCGCGGGGCTCGGAGTGTCGAGCATGGCGACGATCGCGGACTTGGTCGCGACGTCCCAGCGGTCGATCGTTCGTTTGAGCGAAGCCGCCCACAGCAAGACGCCGAGCGCCTCCAAGCGCCAATTGGCGTCGATCGTGGCGCGCTCCGTCCACGTTCCGAGCGCTTTGCCGAGGAGCTTCTTCTCCTTGGGCGAGAGCGCCGATCCGTTCTCCCGCGTCCAGCCGTCGAGGCGCCGCGCGAGGGCGGTCCACCTGCCCTTTGAGTCGCCGCTCGAGTACTTCACGCCGCCCTCGATGCGAGAGCGTACGTACAGCGCCGCGACCCCG
Coding sequences within it:
- a CDS encoding DUF3160 domain-containing protein — encoded protein: MRRGEPGDGAPLGRRFASTSTSTSTSTSTSTSTSTSTPTPTPTPTSTSFSTTLALVLTLTGVIACSAAPEVAPRPRPRPPLKVAQPPPVPAFYWEPLEVSIDPAIEATKLPLASEEVVVPPELLAAFAALEPRTAALLLERGFVILDRPNAPATMGALYTSLAQRGQRSLITLDALSEVVHLAVSAALADVERTEVAAQLPALLARTAEKLEVLTRGAPTDRARALHMARGIVWVALSLLGEGGVPADLELEVKDEVRRVKERVEPRRSPLLGGATVDYQAARSDDPSPEAERLADALVWLERAPLVLFGAEAGPGPGMSTQAARDATRAALLLAHVKDARVDAASAAAWTRLENVERFLVGPTDDWSPTDLAALAAMRGLDVAQLAHIDDVTRIDRLRRAAQEAFRARLHDGGGTLEALAVKADAAPQDSRNATRSVAPTARFLGARLTLDGVVQQALVYPTVGAYRGSLSIRTAHGGRRILSRPLDLGAVLGSEVARAALKTDGDDDFEGFDRALRSLVERRPAASEASRHASVYLSMLDLVSSVLAPSAADAALPAAAHREHAARVLELTLATHATARRDFTVRGRRLTHVLVEPAAEAWGPTLLVEPHPEAIGRMVAVVRQLMRGLGAYGVMKSGSPTGRLVTSAERLLTLAFQAALLAANDLPPSEEDQRRLATFASWLWSLESATGAAAPRGLEVHVDHGSGRALAEGTGKIGELWMFVRDPASKKLTLVVGAATTHHEVVRSKADRLRELAWREAVNKGELPRATWTTGYRFATP
- a CDS encoding Uma2 family endonuclease — its product is MVAEVLDGELHLMPRPKRRHIRTASGLGAFLFTAFDAGVNGPGGWTIIREPELHLGPEPDILVPDLGGWRDGRLADDGENDDPFITVVPDWVCEILSPGTLRIDRMKKMPIYARERVPHVWLCDPREKTVEVFRLGATNYTLVGTFGGDEALVAEPFEALGIPPAFVWPNKGSAPK
- a CDS encoding DUF4272 domain-containing protein gives rise to the protein MAASTKRDAALSAKTVVDRSRGVAALYVRSRIEGGVKYSSGDSKGRWTALARRLDGWTRENGSALSPKEKKLLGKALGTWTERATIDANWRLEALGVLLWAASLKRTIDRWDVATKSAIVAMLDTPSPAPVVDLASVLARAKLRSEEALERARDTAELWHWRANTAQAWSRRSPAIVKDAAEAALVRGDIKRVVGGDFPWRKKPFAELNDDQLSEAHSIAVERHYALEWLTDERPSHASWDSISTDT
- a CDS encoding PD40 domain-containing protein, which produces MRRLPRAFVPAALLSAVAQCNGAVVPRLSPDGECDYNAPFGSPEVVLGLREIGTERSWGEHGAALSTDELEIYYDKVNNDPGVRYTASLYTARRSHRGAEWSTPERLTGVRVDWWARNPQLSPDGLTLYFARYPANAGPSRYYLLRRASKDAPFNSAPVALPLVPDASRPFFSADGRSIYYNLPPAKDGTSAIVRREWDGTNWTGDAVEVLHDGTGPIVSPDELQIFSSNRWTSLAYASRRAVTEAFDQPRAVEEITGSPTWTSANGCRIYLVTTGTTVVVAQRGR